Proteins encoded by one window of candidate division KSB1 bacterium:
- a CDS encoding TlpA family protein disulfide reductase, whose product MTRRELVNCATGVLLGVALGAAVVVLRENRSMGRVLLGQKPLEIGQRAPALVALDLEGRPVEVKSGPAVLIFFNTTCGSCAESAASWQAFAERLGQVRVVRVSADGREQTSTFVRRHGVGFAVVADAEHRVLGKYRVSYVPLVVLLDEEGAIRFVQRYGQRTAEALAEVERLVSGPSLR is encoded by the coding sequence ATGACACGCCGTGAACTGGTCAACTGCGCCACTGGCGTACTGCTGGGCGTGGCGCTGGGCGCAGCGGTGGTGGTGCTGCGGGAGAATCGCTCCATGGGGCGGGTGCTGCTGGGGCAGAAGCCGCTGGAGATAGGGCAGAGGGCCCCGGCCTTGGTTGCCCTGGACTTGGAGGGGCGCCCAGTGGAGGTGAAAAGCGGACCGGCGGTGCTGATATTTTTCAACACCACCTGTGGCTCCTGCGCGGAGAGTGCGGCCTCGTGGCAGGCGTTTGCCGAAAGGCTGGGCCAGGTGAGGGTGGTGAGGGTGAGTGCGGATGGACGGGAGCAGACGTCGACGTTTGTGCGGCGGCACGGAGTGGGCTTTGCGGTGGTTGCCGACGCTGAGCATCGAGTGTTGGGCAAGTATCGGGTCAGCTACGTGCCGTTGGTGGTTTTGCTGGATGAGGAGGGGGCGATTCGTTTCGTGCAGCGCTATGGGCAGCGCACGGCGGAGGCGCTGGCGGAGGTGGAGCGGCTGGTGAGTGGCCCTAGCTTGCGCTGA